In Paenibacillus sp. BIC5C1, a genomic segment contains:
- a CDS encoding NAD(P)/FAD-dependent oxidoreductase yields MTQLYDLIVIGTGSAASSVISRCAEAGWKIAVIDEREFGGTCALRGCDPKKVLAGAAELIDWNERMRGKGVEGNVSIQWSELMAFKRTFTESIPRASEDKFKQAGMHTFHGKASFVDEDHIRVGDKVLQGKHILIATGARPAPLPIDGAEHLKYSDDFLDLEQLPDKLVLVGGGYIAFEFAHIAARAGTEVHIIHRGEEPLKQFDSELVDLLLQKSKEVGIHVHLNAEVKAIRQQGNTYVVSGTRNGADHQWQCGLVVHGAGRVPNIDGLELEKGNVSYTKKGISVNEFLQSESNPRVYAAGDVTATEGLPLTPLAGQESRAVSLNLLEGNHNKPNYKVMPSIVFTVPSLGSVGLDVEQAKKEGYEVKVNDMSKWYTYKRTNEKFAMAKVVVDNATGRILGAHVLGGKTEELINLFAMAIQFDLTTDQLNTMNFAYPTAASDMGSLV; encoded by the coding sequence ATGACACAACTTTATGATCTGATCGTGATTGGAACCGGCAGCGCTGCAAGCTCAGTGATATCCCGCTGCGCCGAAGCTGGATGGAAAATTGCTGTGATTGATGAACGAGAGTTTGGCGGAACCTGTGCGTTACGGGGCTGTGATCCCAAAAAAGTACTTGCAGGAGCGGCTGAACTGATCGACTGGAATGAAAGAATGAGGGGCAAAGGAGTGGAAGGTAACGTTTCTATTCAGTGGTCGGAACTTATGGCGTTCAAGCGAACATTTACGGAAAGTATTCCGAGAGCAAGCGAGGATAAGTTCAAACAGGCCGGAATGCATACGTTCCATGGAAAGGCTTCTTTCGTTGACGAAGATCATATTCGTGTAGGGGACAAAGTACTACAAGGGAAACATATTCTCATCGCAACGGGTGCGCGTCCAGCACCACTTCCTATTGATGGTGCAGAGCATCTGAAATACAGCGATGATTTTCTTGATCTGGAACAGCTGCCGGATAAATTGGTTCTGGTGGGTGGAGGTTACATTGCTTTTGAATTTGCACATATTGCGGCCAGAGCCGGTACTGAAGTTCATATTATTCATCGAGGAGAAGAGCCGCTAAAACAGTTTGATTCGGAACTGGTGGACCTGCTGCTGCAAAAATCCAAAGAGGTAGGCATACACGTACATTTGAATGCGGAAGTGAAGGCGATTCGTCAGCAAGGAAACACATATGTGGTCAGTGGAACCCGCAATGGGGCTGATCATCAATGGCAGTGCGGCCTTGTCGTTCATGGAGCAGGGCGTGTTCCAAATATAGATGGGCTTGAACTCGAGAAGGGAAATGTCAGCTATACGAAAAAAGGCATCTCCGTTAATGAGTTCTTACAGAGCGAAAGCAATCCAAGAGTCTATGCGGCCGGCGATGTTACCGCAACGGAAGGACTTCCGTTGACACCGCTCGCAGGCCAGGAATCACGCGCAGTATCTTTGAATCTACTCGAAGGCAATCATAACAAACCTAATTATAAAGTAATGCCCTCCATAGTATTTACAGTGCCATCCCTGGGTTCTGTAGGCCTTGATGTCGAGCAGGCCAAGAAAGAGGGCTATGAGGTGAAGGTAAATGACATGTCGAAATGGTATACTTATAAACGTACAAATGAAAAATTTGCCATGGCCAAAGTTGTAGTCGACAATGCAACAGGGCGTATTCTGGGTGCCCATGTATTGGGTGGCAAAACAGAAGAACTGATTAACCTGTTCGCCATGGCAATTCAGTTCGATTTGACGACCGATCAGCTAAACACCATGAATTTTGCATATCCTACAGCCGCATCGGATATGGGCTCTTTAGTTTAA
- a CDS encoding ABC-F family ATP-binding cassette domain-containing protein — translation MSILNVEKLSHGFGDRAIFNNVSFRLLKGEHIGLIGANGEGKSTFMNIITGKLQPDEGKVEWSKRMRVGYLDQHAVLSKGQSIRDVLRGAFQYLFDMEQEMNDMYGKMGDVTPEELEQLLEDVGTIQDTLTNQDFYMIDAKVDETARGLGLTDIGLDKDVNDLSGGQRTKVLLAKLLLEKPDILLLDEPTNYLDELHIEWLKRYLQEYENAFILISHDIPFLNSVINLIYHMENQDLTRYVGDYSHFQEVHEMKKQQLESAYKRQQQEIADLKDFVARNKASVATRNMAMSRQKKLDKMDVIEIAKEKPKPQFNFRDARTSGKLIFETKGLVIGYNEPLSRPLDLRMERGQKIALVGANGIGKTTLMRSILGEIQALEGTVQRGEHLEIGYFQQEMKDANYNTCIEEIWQEFPSYTQFEVRAALAKCGLTTKHIESKVAVLSGGEKAKVRLCKLINNETNLLVLDEPTNHLDVDAKEELKRALKAYKGSILLISHEPEFYRDVVTETWNCESWTTKVF, via the coding sequence ATGAGCATATTAAATGTCGAAAAATTAAGTCATGGTTTTGGTGACCGTGCTATCTTTAACAACGTTTCTTTCCGCCTCCTGAAAGGCGAACATATTGGTCTGATCGGGGCCAATGGTGAGGGTAAATCTACCTTCATGAACATTATTACGGGTAAACTCCAGCCAGATGAAGGTAAAGTGGAGTGGTCCAAACGCATGCGTGTCGGATATTTGGATCAGCACGCTGTGCTGAGCAAGGGGCAATCCATTCGTGATGTCCTTCGTGGTGCGTTCCAGTATTTGTTCGACATGGAACAAGAAATGAATGATATGTACGGCAAGATGGGCGATGTAACTCCAGAGGAATTGGAACAGCTGTTGGAGGATGTAGGTACGATTCAGGATACGCTGACTAACCAGGATTTCTACATGATCGATGCCAAAGTCGACGAGACTGCACGCGGTCTGGGTCTAACCGATATCGGTCTGGACAAAGACGTTAACGACCTTAGTGGTGGACAACGTACGAAGGTATTGCTCGCCAAGCTGCTGCTTGAAAAACCGGATATTCTGCTCCTGGATGAGCCTACGAACTATCTGGATGAATTGCATATCGAATGGCTGAAACGCTATTTGCAGGAATATGAGAATGCCTTCATTCTGATCTCGCATGATATCCCTTTCCTGAACAGTGTAATTAACTTGATCTATCATATGGAAAATCAGGATCTCACCCGTTATGTGGGCGATTATAGTCATTTCCAGGAAGTTCATGAGATGAAAAAACAGCAGCTGGAGTCGGCGTATAAGCGCCAACAACAGGAAATTGCCGATCTCAAGGACTTTGTGGCCCGGAACAAGGCAAGTGTGGCTACGCGCAACATGGCGATGTCCAGACAGAAGAAGCTGGACAAGATGGATGTCATCGAAATTGCCAAGGAAAAACCGAAACCGCAGTTTAACTTCCGTGATGCCAGAACGTCCGGCAAGCTCATTTTCGAAACAAAAGGCCTCGTCATTGGATACAATGAGCCGTTGTCGAGACCACTGGACCTGCGCATGGAGCGTGGGCAGAAGATCGCCCTTGTGGGTGCGAACGGTATCGGTAAAACAACGCTGATGCGCAGCATTCTGGGCGAGATTCAGGCTTTGGAAGGTACCGTTCAGCGCGGTGAACATCTGGAGATTGGATATTTCCAACAAGAGATGAAGGATGCGAACTACAATACCTGTATCGAAGAGATCTGGCAGGAGTTCCCTTCCTATACCCAATTTGAAGTACGTGCTGCACTCGCAAAATGCGGACTGACGACCAAGCATATTGAGAGCAAGGTTGCGGTACTGAGCGGTGGAGAGAAAGCCAAAGTGCGTCTCTGCAAACTGATTAATAACGAAACAAATCTGCTCGTACTCGATGAGCCGACGAACCATCTGGACGTTGATGCGAAGGAAGAGTTGAAACGCGCACTCAAAGCATACAAAGGCAGCATTCTGCTGATCTCTCACGAACCTGAATTCTATCGTGATGTGGTTACGGAGACATGGAATTGTGAGTCGTGGACAACGAAGGTATTTTAA
- a CDS encoding nitroreductase family protein: protein MSELENLVKNRRSAVIFEEGIEIPESELQEMFALNKFAPSAFNLQHTHYLVLTDPAQKEKVYEASQQYKVKTASAVIVVLGDVNAHHHIRTINEGLLNLGAMTPFQYEQESQSVIEFYETRGRFFQREDAIRNASLSAMQLMLIAQDRGWDTCPMIGFDAEELQRSLDIPDHYVPAMLITIGKKSETKQRPRGYRKPINEYVSFNKMHAE, encoded by the coding sequence ATGAGTGAATTGGAGAATCTAGTCAAAAACCGTAGGTCGGCCGTTATTTTTGAAGAAGGAATTGAGATTCCAGAGTCGGAATTGCAAGAAATGTTTGCCTTGAACAAATTCGCACCTTCCGCCTTTAACCTCCAGCATACGCACTATCTTGTGCTGACGGACCCGGCTCAGAAAGAAAAAGTCTATGAAGCTTCACAGCAATATAAAGTTAAAACCGCCTCTGCGGTCATTGTTGTCCTCGGCGATGTCAATGCACACCATCACATCCGCACAATCAATGAGGGCCTGCTGAACCTTGGTGCGATGACTCCCTTCCAATACGAGCAAGAATCACAGAGCGTCATCGAATTTTATGAAACGCGTGGGAGGTTCTTCCAGAGGGAAGATGCAATTCGTAATGCCAGTCTGTCAGCGATGCAATTGATGCTGATCGCTCAGGATCGTGGTTGGGACACCTGCCCCATGATTGGCTTCGACGCGGAAGAGTTACAACGAAGCTTGGATATTCCTGACCATTATGTACCGGCCATGCTAATTACAATCGGCAAAAAGTCAGAAACCAAACAACGTCCGCGCGGATACCGCAAACCGATTAACGAATATGTCAGCTTCAACAAAATGCATGCCGAATAA
- a CDS encoding alpha/beta fold hydrolase: MAKTEKKNKWTKILLWGVSFIVIVIIGLLVYLNSITYSPSNQAELAFQNDNQVKVTEVKDGYKFEPQTGKVIEPNIIFYPGGLVEPESYSPFARELAQRGHRVYIAEMPLNLAIFGQNKADSFLEEHPDEPFVIGGHSLGGSFAARYASEHSEKLQGIFFLASYADEGGSIKDTDLSVLQITGTADGVLNKEAWESAKTNLPADTLYVSVEGGNHGQFGSYGKQKGDNDPAIDEEQQLKQVVDAVEEWSTELNNKP, from the coding sequence TTGGCAAAAACAGAGAAAAAAAACAAATGGACCAAAATATTGTTATGGGGAGTTTCCTTCATCGTAATTGTAATTATTGGCTTATTGGTATACCTCAATTCGATAACCTATAGTCCTTCCAATCAAGCGGAACTCGCATTTCAGAATGATAATCAGGTCAAAGTAACAGAGGTCAAAGACGGTTATAAATTTGAGCCACAAACCGGGAAAGTAATCGAACCGAATATTATTTTTTATCCTGGAGGTCTAGTAGAACCGGAAAGCTACTCACCATTTGCCAGAGAACTGGCTCAACGGGGACATCGCGTATATATTGCGGAAATGCCACTGAATTTAGCCATTTTCGGTCAAAATAAAGCGGACTCCTTTCTTGAAGAACACCCAGACGAACCATTTGTTATTGGGGGACACTCTTTAGGAGGTTCATTTGCAGCGAGATATGCTTCTGAACACAGTGAAAAGCTGCAGGGTATATTTTTCTTGGCTTCTTATGCGGATGAGGGCGGATCCATAAAAGATACAGATTTATCTGTTTTGCAAATAACAGGTACAGCAGATGGTGTTCTCAATAAAGAAGCTTGGGAAAGTGCCAAAACCAATCTACCTGCTGACACTTTGTATGTCAGTGTAGAAGGAGGGAACCATGGCCAATTTGGCTCTTATGGGAAGCAAAAAGGGGACAATGATCCAGCGATTGATGAAGAGCAGCAATTAAAACAGGTCGTTGATGCTGTAGAGGAATGGAGCACAGAACTGAATAATAAACCTTAA
- a CDS encoding DUF1349 domain-containing protein — MSVNFHQIHDAEWTTEPVQARTEGDRLIVEAQEGSDFWEKTFYGFCHQNGHAMLAPWDGTKAIEVSFDLSSFTELYDQAGLMLWHGQDQWIKAGVEVNDGVAHVGAVVTDRFSDWSLSPVPEWGGRIVTIRASYHDEAVVIRARTDEHPWRTIRVARFAYPTNKQAGPFLCSPKRAGFEVAFTKWKWTEPDQDLHTDPPIAD; from the coding sequence ATGTCAGTTAATTTTCATCAGATTCATGATGCCGAGTGGACAACCGAACCGGTTCAAGCGCGAACGGAAGGTGACCGTCTGATTGTGGAGGCACAGGAGGGCAGTGACTTCTGGGAGAAGACCTTCTATGGTTTCTGTCATCAGAATGGACATGCCATGCTTGCTCCATGGGATGGAACCAAGGCCATTGAAGTATCATTTGATCTGAGCTCATTCACGGAATTATATGATCAGGCGGGATTAATGCTCTGGCATGGACAGGATCAATGGATCAAGGCGGGGGTAGAAGTAAATGACGGCGTGGCTCATGTAGGAGCGGTCGTAACGGATCGGTTTTCCGATTGGTCGCTTTCGCCTGTACCGGAATGGGGCGGACGCATTGTTACCATTCGGGCTTCGTACCACGACGAAGCCGTGGTTATTCGTGCCCGCACGGATGAGCATCCTTGGCGTACTATTCGGGTCGCGAGATTTGCCTATCCGACGAACAAGCAAGCAGGGCCGTTTCTCTGTTCTCCCAAGCGTGCCGGGTTCGAGGTTGCGTTTACCAAATGGAAATGGACTGAACCGGATCAGGATCTGCACACAGACCCTCCCATTGCCGATTAA
- a CDS encoding M15 family metallopeptidase: MKSFTRKSIVSTILIGSVVAGSAFTTLPFTKELNPVASAASSSFTQFLHDNAPGRTIKTSSSGLATVTNLSSTVVLVNKKRNLPSTYAPQDLVVPNIPFSFSGSSPKKQMRKVAATAIENLFAAAKKDGIDIKAVSGYRSYATQKSIFDRNASIKGEAVANKTSARPGQSEHQTGLAMDISSASAGYDLQQSFGNTKEGKWLKANAHKYGFIIRYGKDQEKLTGYSYEPWHVRYVGVYIAGEITSQNLTLEQYLERTK; this comes from the coding sequence ATGAAATCTTTTACACGTAAATCCATCGTATCCACGATACTTATAGGTTCTGTCGTAGCAGGCTCAGCATTCACAACGCTGCCCTTCACTAAGGAGCTGAATCCGGTCGCATCTGCTGCCAGCTCCAGCTTCACTCAATTCCTGCACGATAATGCGCCTGGACGCACAATCAAAACGAGTAGTAGCGGTCTGGCAACGGTAACGAATCTATCAAGCACGGTTGTGCTAGTGAATAAAAAAAGAAACTTGCCTTCGACCTATGCTCCTCAGGATCTGGTTGTTCCTAACATTCCATTTAGCTTCTCTGGCTCCAGTCCGAAAAAGCAAATGCGTAAAGTAGCTGCCACAGCAATCGAGAATTTGTTCGCAGCAGCGAAAAAAGACGGCATTGATATCAAAGCCGTGTCCGGTTACCGCTCTTATGCCACCCAAAAATCCATTTTTGACCGAAATGCGAGTATCAAAGGCGAAGCTGTTGCCAATAAAACCAGTGCTCGTCCAGGCCAAAGCGAGCATCAGACAGGTCTTGCGATGGATATCTCCAGTGCATCAGCGGGATATGATTTGCAACAAAGCTTTGGAAACACCAAGGAAGGCAAATGGCTGAAAGCCAATGCACATAAATACGGATTTATCATTCGTTATGGCAAAGATCAGGAGAAACTGACAGGCTACTCTTATGAGCCATGGCATGTGCGTTATGTTGGCGTGTATATTGCGGGGGAAATTACGAGCCAGAACCTTACACTTGAACAGTACCTTGAGCGCACCAAATAA
- a CDS encoding ABC transporter ATP-binding protein, translating to MIQFENVSKQYPDGTHALRQVNLNINKGELFVMIGPSGCGKTTMLKMINRLIERTDGTVRINERPIDEYNIHELRWNIGYVLQQIALFPHMTIAENIAVVPELRKWKSEQIKERVHTLLDMVGLKGTTYSDRKPAELSGGQQQRIGVLRALAADPEIVLMDEPFSALDPISREKLQDDILDIQRQMKKTIVFVTHDIQEAMKLGDRICIMKDGQVLQVGTPEELIQLPANEFVRDFVGSSGPDRSSQLVSGGGDPMFELQTASGEQERLISKFDLESIMSPLSPGHVPKSVKTAVPVSITLPDFVEIMAFHDHLLVEKDHQIIGQVSRADLIQYWSGQLQERGEGDE from the coding sequence ATGATTCAGTTCGAAAATGTATCCAAGCAATATCCTGATGGAACCCATGCTCTGCGTCAGGTTAATCTCAACATTAATAAGGGAGAGCTGTTCGTCATGATTGGTCCGAGCGGTTGCGGCAAAACCACCATGCTCAAAATGATCAATCGCCTGATCGAGCGGACAGATGGGACCGTACGAATTAATGAACGGCCTATCGATGAATATAACATTCATGAATTGCGCTGGAATATCGGATATGTGCTGCAACAGATTGCGCTGTTCCCACATATGACGATTGCCGAAAATATTGCGGTTGTTCCTGAACTCCGAAAGTGGAAGTCAGAGCAAATCAAGGAGCGCGTACATACTTTGCTGGACATGGTTGGACTGAAAGGTACCACATACAGTGATCGCAAGCCTGCCGAGCTATCTGGTGGACAACAACAGAGAATCGGTGTATTGCGCGCACTCGCTGCCGATCCCGAAATTGTACTGATGGATGAACCGTTCAGTGCACTTGACCCGATTAGCCGTGAGAAACTACAGGACGATATTCTGGATATTCAGCGTCAGATGAAGAAGACGATTGTGTTTGTTACCCACGATATTCAGGAAGCGATGAAGCTGGGTGATCGTATCTGCATCATGAAGGATGGGCAAGTGTTACAGGTAGGCACCCCTGAAGAACTTATCCAGCTCCCAGCCAATGAATTTGTACGTGACTTTGTCGGCAGTTCTGGTCCGGATAGGAGTTCACAGCTTGTATCTGGTGGGGGCGACCCAATGTTTGAATTACAAACGGCCTCCGGCGAACAAGAACGATTGATTTCAAAATTTGATCTTGAATCGATCATGTCACCGCTCTCACCCGGACATGTACCGAAGTCAGTTAAAACGGCTGTTCCCGTATCGATTACGCTGCCGGATTTTGTGGAAATCATGGCTTTTCATGATCATTTACTGGTCGAGAAAGACCATCAGATTATTGGTCAGGTTAGTCGAGCCGATCTGATCCAGTACTGGTCCGGGCAGTTGCAGGAACGAGGTGAAGGGGATGAGTAG
- the opuFB gene encoding osmoprotectant update ABC transporter permease/substrate-binding subunit OpuFB (The ABC transporter OpuF is widely distributed in Bacillus species other than B. subtilis. OpuFA is the ATP-binding subunit, while OpuFB is a fusion of permease and substrate-binding subunits.) yields MSRFTEVFSERKGQLLSALLEHIQISFIALFFAVLIAIPLGIYLTRKPKVAEPIIGVTAVLQTIPSLALLGLLIPLFGIGTLPAIIALVVYALLPVLRNTYTGISEVDPSMVEAANAMGMNSRQRLTKVELPLAMPVIMAGIRTAMVLIVGTATLAALIGAGGLGGLILLGIDRNDTALIILGAIPAALLAILFDVLLRQFQRLSFKKTLVTLGTLALVAILVVTIPWLSRGGQKDLVIAGKLGAEPEILINMYKLLIEKDTDLKVELKPGLGKTTFLFNALNSGDIDIYPEFTGTAISEFMKETAVSTDRTEVYEQARDGMLSQFNMVLLNPMEYNNTYTLAVPQKVADQYNLKTISDLKSVQQQIKAGFTLEFSDREDGYVGIQKKYGIKFPDVATMEPKLRYAAVQRGDINLLDAYSTDSELRQYKLVVLEDDQELFPPYQGAPMLRKETADQYPQMVEVLNQLAGRITDDEMRQMNYEVNVNGASPEQVATNYLQKAGLL; encoded by the coding sequence ATGAGTAGATTTACGGAGGTGTTCAGCGAGCGCAAAGGACAGTTATTGTCCGCACTCCTTGAGCATATTCAGATCTCATTTATCGCATTGTTCTTTGCCGTTCTGATCGCGATTCCGCTGGGCATTTATCTGACACGCAAGCCAAAAGTGGCTGAGCCGATTATTGGGGTTACGGCCGTACTGCAAACGATCCCGTCTTTGGCTTTGCTCGGACTGCTTATTCCGTTATTTGGCATTGGTACACTTCCTGCAATCATTGCTCTGGTGGTGTATGCCTTGCTTCCGGTACTCCGCAACACGTATACGGGCATATCGGAAGTCGATCCTTCGATGGTCGAGGCAGCGAATGCGATGGGCATGAACAGTCGGCAGCGTCTGACCAAAGTGGAGCTGCCACTCGCGATGCCTGTCATTATGGCAGGTATTCGTACCGCAATGGTTCTGATTGTAGGTACAGCAACGCTTGCTGCCCTGATTGGTGCAGGAGGTCTGGGTGGACTCATTTTGCTTGGTATTGATCGAAATGATACAGCATTGATTATTCTGGGAGCCATCCCAGCCGCATTACTTGCCATTTTGTTTGATGTGCTGTTACGCCAGTTTCAACGTTTATCATTCAAGAAAACGTTGGTCACGCTCGGAACACTCGCTCTGGTGGCCATTCTGGTAGTCACGATTCCATGGCTCTCCCGTGGGGGGCAGAAAGATCTAGTTATTGCTGGAAAGTTGGGTGCCGAACCAGAGATTCTCATTAACATGTACAAATTGCTGATTGAAAAAGATACCGATCTGAAGGTTGAATTGAAACCAGGATTGGGGAAAACCACATTTCTTTTCAATGCACTGAATTCAGGTGATATTGATATTTATCCGGAATTTACGGGTACCGCCATATCTGAATTTATGAAGGAAACCGCAGTTAGCACAGATCGAACAGAAGTGTATGAGCAAGCAAGAGACGGGATGTTGAGCCAATTCAATATGGTTCTTCTGAACCCGATGGAATACAACAATACGTATACGTTGGCTGTGCCTCAGAAGGTTGCGGATCAGTATAATCTCAAGACTATATCGGATCTCAAGTCGGTACAGCAGCAGATCAAGGCAGGATTCACACTGGAATTCTCAGATCGGGAAGACGGATATGTTGGCATTCAGAAGAAGTATGGCATCAAATTCCCTGACGTAGCCACAATGGAACCGAAACTGCGTTATGCAGCCGTTCAGCGTGGAGATATCAATTTGCTGGATGCTTACTCCACAGACAGTGAATTGAGACAGTATAAACTCGTTGTGCTGGAGGATGATCAGGAATTGTTCCCGCCATATCAGGGAGCACCAATGCTCCGCAAAGAAACGGCAGACCAATATCCGCAGATGGTGGAGGTATTGAATCAACTTGCAGGCCGGATCACGGACGATGAGATGCGTCAAATGAATTACGAAGTGAACGTTAATGGAGCGAGTCCAGAACAAGTGGCAACGAATTATCTGCAAAAAGCAGGGTTATTATAG
- a CDS encoding TetR/AcrR family transcriptional regulator, with translation MMKMNIESQRSPGRPKQAEDNLPVQEIILQTAAKLFMEHGYEPVSLQQIAKACNVSKPSIYYHFTSKPELFKIAVTTMFKHVHQATSRLLREADNLETGLLHVAEARLANPHAEIETLLKDAERYLSEKQIEEIRAAENKIYEELAHYFKDAMDNNFLRSNNSMLLAQTFSTMMVIGNKEDTLREHDSTLNLGKEIVEIFLRGTMVR, from the coding sequence ATGATGAAAATGAATATAGAATCACAACGCTCACCAGGAAGACCCAAACAAGCAGAAGATAATTTGCCCGTACAAGAAATAATTCTTCAAACGGCCGCCAAACTCTTTATGGAGCATGGGTATGAACCTGTTTCACTCCAACAGATCGCCAAAGCTTGTAATGTGTCTAAACCATCCATTTATTATCACTTCACCAGTAAACCGGAACTTTTTAAGATCGCGGTTACGACCATGTTTAAACATGTGCACCAAGCTACGTCACGATTATTAAGAGAAGCTGACAATCTGGAAACAGGACTGCTACATGTGGCAGAAGCAAGGTTAGCTAATCCTCATGCGGAGATTGAGACCCTGCTCAAAGATGCGGAGAGATATTTGAGTGAGAAACAGATCGAGGAAATCAGAGCAGCAGAAAATAAAATTTACGAAGAGCTGGCTCATTACTTTAAAGATGCGATGGATAATAACTTTCTTCGAAGCAATAATTCCATGCTTCTCGCGCAAACTTTCTCAACAATGATGGTCATCGGCAACAAGGAAGATACATTAAGAGAACATGATTCCACTTTGAATTTAGGTAAGGAGATTGTCGAAATTTTTTTGCGGGGTACGATGGTGAGATGA
- a CDS encoding SET domain-containing protein has product MIEVKQSKLGDGEFNRGVFATVDIPKGQLIHQAPVVPYPNEDHEHVEKTILEDYVFEYGANHTAILLGYGSLINHSYEPNATYDINFENHTFDFYAYTDIKAGEEVLINYNGEEDNMDPLWFLDDYEERMRELNEASDGEEDADGTKSDSKNTDSSK; this is encoded by the coding sequence ATGATTGAAGTGAAACAATCCAAATTGGGTGATGGCGAATTTAACCGCGGCGTATTTGCGACCGTAGACATTCCAAAAGGCCAGCTGATCCATCAGGCTCCGGTTGTCCCTTATCCCAATGAAGACCACGAACATGTTGAGAAAACAATTCTCGAAGATTACGTATTCGAGTATGGAGCCAATCATACGGCTATCCTGCTGGGCTATGGCAGTTTGATTAACCATTCCTACGAGCCTAACGCCACCTATGATATCAACTTCGAAAACCACACTTTTGACTTCTATGCTTATACAGATATCAAAGCCGGCGAAGAAGTATTGATCAATTATAATGGCGAGGAAGATAACATGGACCCATTATGGTTTCTGGATGATTACGAAGAACGAATGCGTGAGTTGAACGAAGCAAGTGATGGTGAAGAGGATGCTGATGGCACCAAATCTGACTCCAAAAACACGGACTCAAGCAAATAA
- a CDS encoding iron-sulfur cluster biosynthesis family protein — MHIQITDLAAARLTESLNDQPGYFKVIYDMEGCGCNGIIAILIVDEPEALDVQIETNLVPFYVDPKQQLNLEQHMKLDTEPNYPSFKLSSDSGVLSSNVRVRDARVVAAGRFGNSVSCEL, encoded by the coding sequence ATGCATATTCAAATTACAGATTTGGCTGCTGCGCGATTAACTGAAAGCCTGAATGATCAGCCCGGTTATTTCAAAGTGATCTATGACATGGAAGGTTGTGGCTGTAACGGAATTATCGCCATACTTATCGTGGATGAACCCGAAGCTTTGGATGTTCAAATTGAAACCAATCTCGTGCCATTTTATGTCGATCCGAAACAGCAGTTAAACCTGGAGCAGCACATGAAGCTGGACACGGAACCCAACTATCCTTCCTTTAAATTAAGCAGTGATTCCGGTGTACTTAGCAGCAATGTCCGTGTTCGGGATGCCCGCGTAGTGGCTGCTGGAAGATTCGGCAATTCTGTTTCGTGCGAGCTGTAA